CCAACAAGCGAGTCTTCCAGACTTTTGGTAGCGCCGCTGCTCTCTTTGTCCTAATGGGTGCTTACCGCGGTGGTCCTCGGACTTTTGCGGTGGTGGGTTTAGCCTCCAAGCCCACTCACGTGTATGGCCACCCATGGTACAAATGCGAGTGGATCTCTAACAATGGGTCTTCCATTAGAGCTAAAGCTTATAAGATGCTTCCAGATTGGGGTTATGGCCATGTCTACactgttgttgttgtcaattgTACTTTTCCAGACAATCCCAATTGGGACAACTTGGGTGGGAAGCTCACAATCAATGCGTACTACAACGAGTCTCCGAGGAGGTACGAGAAATTCACTGCCTTGGAAGAAGTACCAGGTTCTTACGACGAGTCCAAGTACCACCCACCTTATCAGTACGAGTATTTGTATTGTGGGTCATCTTTGTACGGGAGTTTGAGTGCTTCTAGGATCAGAGAATGGATGGCTTACCACGCGTGGTTCTTCGGACCCAAGTCCCATTTCGTGTTTCATGATGCGGATGGTATTTCACCTGAGGTTAGAGCCGCACTGGAGCCATGGGTGCGAGCTGGGAGAGCCACGGTTCAAGATATTAAGGGTCAGGCTGAGTTTGATGGGTATTACTATAACCAATTCTTGGTGGTGAATGATTGTCTACATCGGTACCGACACTCTGCTAATTGGACTTTTTACTTTGATGTGGATGAGTATATCTATTTGCCTGACGGGAATACGCTAGAGTCTGTGCTCAATGAGTTCTCAGATTATACACAGTTCACCATTGAGCAGAATCCTATGTCTAGTGTGCTCTGCTTGAACGATTCCACTCGCGATTATTCTAGGTACTTTcctctattcttttctctatgAATTGCACGAATAATTAAAATGCTTTAACAAAAATGTTAGCACTTAGCACCTAAGATTCGTAATGCTATGAAAGTTATTAAACCAAATGCGCTTGTTTTGGGACATATGATTTGTGTACCCTTTTGGGTAAAGAAATAGAAGCTTAGCTTAGAATTTTTCCATCCAGTTGGAAAAGGTGTGTAAATTTGTCGTAAGTGGAATATACAAAAAATAGATCACACTGCTTTGCTCCTATGTATATGCATTGGAATTTACTTGGaacatttttagttttgttgGTTCTTGTAAATTCTATGTGCTTAAATTTGGTCTCTTTTGATCAAAATTCAGGGAATGGGGATTTGAGAAGCTACTATTCAAAGACTCAATAACTGGGATTCGAAGGGATCGAAAGTACGCAATTCAGGCTAAGAATGCGTACGCCACGGGTGTACACATGTCCGAGAATGTAATTGGGAAGACATTGCACAAGACCGAAACAAAGATCAGATATTACCACTACCACAACTCCATTTCGGTACAAGGTGAACCGTGCAGGGAATTTCTACCACTTTCGGCGAAGAACAATGTGACATGGTACAACAAGATACCTTATGTTTACGATGATAATATGAAGAAACTCGCCGACACTATCAAGGATTTCGAGCGCAAAACCATTGGAAACGTTGTACAGCTCCAGctatagttgtggctggctagCGTAGCGGTGGTCGCAATGCAATGAtttttaaagcccaaaaaagATTGTGACCATATTTCACCGACATGTACATGTGATGTGAGCTAGCAAAATTGCCAGTGCAGATTGTGATAGTGGGAAATTCCCCACGCGCGTATGGCGTGCATTATCATGATCATTGATTGAtggattaattttttgttcataaaattAGCTTCGGTTGCTCAATGTTTACTCCTCTTATTTCCTGGCCAGGGATTCATTTGGCATGATTGGTTAGGAACCAATgcaaaagaaaagggagaatGGCCCAGCTAGCATAGCATTGCTTTCGTttgtctataaaaaaaaaggttaaagagTGAGTGAGTGTGAGTGATTagagtgttttttatttgttccttgatcttttttttatatataataattattgatATTCTTGGAGGAATTTGTGTAAAGATGTTTAATTACTCCTTTTCTCTACTTTTAATgggttattttttctttttaaacaagAATGATGCCATGTGATTCGTGGAcagtaataataaatttttttagaaagatgcTGTTGAATAAATGATTAAGTcgcttttctttatctttttgatGATTTATTCCTCCCCTAGAGGCTATTAAAGTGGTAGACGTtgattacaaagaaaaaaggcAAGGATTGAAAGACATGGCAGAGAGATTAACAAACTGGTAACGCATAAATAGACCAAAAGTAAACAGTATAATCTTTCTTCACTGtctgtttgttttttcttttgacccCATGATTAAAGCGTAAGACACAATCTACATATTGAGCCCTACATGTGCAGATTACGAAGTTTCAGGCTCAGGTATTGTTCCATAAGGGGCGGAGCTATAGCATGGCTTGGccccaaatttaaaataattattttatattatgtataagtatttaaaactttaaatatttagttacaaaaataaaagttggccTCCTCAAATGTTTGAGTTAGTTCAATAATGCTcttaaaaatcaatagaattTGTTAATTGATCTAGTAATTATAGAAACaaggtagtttttgttttctctaatTCGTTTTTTGTACATGTTTAATACCAAACTAGACAGTTTTTGTATACTCATTGGAGTTTAAAAGATGATAAATTCtcctaaaaaattatcttgcAAATACACACGTACGaaagttgttaattttatatacaatatatttataaattatgacttactctaatatcaaaatattaatatttatatttgtgtaaGTGCGTTTACGCATGTGTGCGATGGTTTATCTTGACTTGAGACTAATATATTAATACCAAAATTTGGTTCCAAACAAAAAGTTCTAACTACACTCCTGTTGCGTGGCAGAATATAAATAACAGAGTCAAGATTCCACCTTCACATTGTTTCTATATATGGTATTTATTAGTATGAAAATGAAGTATTCTATCAACATCTAGTTCGAATTTGGTGCAATTCCAgatttttatgtataaaaaaaaagggtgcatTTCCAGATTATTATGATGCTTTGCTTGTACAAAAATTTAGGTGGAGGACTCGAGATGGTACTTTTAGAATTATGAGAAACTTCTTGTTATATGAACTAAATTGAAAGCATGAAGGAGGCGGTGGTGTGGTACTGATAGTCACTATGTTAGGTATAGAAAATTTACAGAAGGACCAGAGCGTGCTCAATAATTCAACCAAAACAACTGTCAATAATTTGTCTTGTCCTTATATGGGATACTGAAAGCGCGATCTGTGGTCACTGACAGTGAAATACCAGTCACTTGTATGACTTTTGTAGCCCAATAGGTAACTTCTTcgttaggaatggcaacgggtcgggttcggaccgggtttttgcatactcggacccgacccgcgggccAAGACCCAGAACCCGAACCCGGCCCGAttattaatcgggtttttttccCGGAGCCCATACCCGCCCCGCGGGCCCcgtttatcttcttgggcccaaatctagcctaacaaaaaattttttttttttaagcccattaaatttttcCCCTAGATTCAAGCCTATTCAAGCcatttaacatggcccaaatgccaaaatttggcatttaggccacattatagggcaaccaaatcaaaccaaattataagttaatcataaatcaataaatcacaactaagattttaaatcaacaaatcacttaaaaagttacaaaataaatcccacaagtctaggaaattacaaaatgtcttatcctccaactaacaaatgaaaaagactaagaaattcttacaaaatgtcttatcctccataaCCGGGTTTTTATCCGGGGCGGGTTTCGGGTCGGGTTTCAGACTTTTTTATAAAATCCGGACCTGACCCgaacccgcttcgggttttttttaaaaaacccatacccgaccctattctttatcgggccgggtaaaatccggcccattagggtcgggccgggccgggtatccgcgggccggatctaaattgccatccctattcTTCGTGCTTTCAACAGATCAAGGTTGAAATCATCATTcatattgtaactatcaaatttacccaaaaaaattcaacttgaaAGGATTGGAATTTGGAAGAAGCATGAGCATGTGCCAATTATTTTTGGTTACAGTTCATAATGTTCATTATGTATATATGTACTTAAGGTAGAACTAACAATTTTCACCTAAATTTAGCAAATTTATCAACCCAGAGAGTAAATAAAGTGGGTTTCAATTAgttcaattaataaaatctctaataattaaaaagatatttaGGGTTCGATccccgcctataccaaaaacagATTGGTGTATTGGTCTGATGATTGAACTATCATCAAAAGCGGATGTTatatgttgaaactctctctaaaaaaagaaggaaataataaaatttgataaaaactcGTCGGGCAGATTGCAGGCATGTTGCTACAAATGCCTGTGTATATATTTTTGTCTCCATGGTGGagaaatgtaatatataatttaaggtAAGACAAAGttgagttacaaaattagttgtaatttaAAACTGCAACTTTATtcaatatcattaacattattacatattttgaaaatctaatcattagattgcatgttctttacgctcttataGTCCGTTTTGGATTAAGGGagagggagggggagtagagtagagtagagtagtgTAGAATTGACccaaatttagaatattttcaGTCAACTCTACTTTACTCCCCTCCTCCTCCCTCCCCCTTTAATCCAAACAGGCCTTTGATAtatgtgtcaaattttgtgccaatatgatattattaactatataatctataagattatattttatgcatagttttaaattacaaaaatttacaatttaaatgatttattgatgacatacttattgattttttattttttaaaatttttacaagcacgaggatataagaagaaaacgTAATCCAATAGTAGATTAGTCAAAATTCACcactactaaaaaaatattgagtaaagttatagttttattttgcaataaattttgtagctaaattttgtcattcaaggtaattttttgttatataaaaatttttattaattattttaatatttcatttcaCTAATATTGATGatcttttattttacatttaaattttaattaatctataaATAGAGGTTCAAAGGCTGAACTTGGTTGGAGGAAAAGGAATTCGATAGCATTTAATTCAGGCCCAATAGCTGTGGAATcagtttcattttcttttcaatttctggtagtatcacttttattttaccGTCTGATAACACAGGCTCTCTTGTCGGGCTTTTGTTCTGTAGTACCATTAAACAATTAAAGAGACCAGCCTGTCTCAATGGGTTGGTTCACTGACCAGTAGCGGGTTGGGTCATAAATATGTTGAGTATGTAATTACCCATTTATTCATTCATGgcctatttatatataaattaattatctattaccaacccaacccatttaattaGTAACCCATTCATTTAACCCAATATGACCCAAATACCTTTctgagagatgctacgtccacaacatatttacaacattttcacaacaaaccatatgtggttagttattattggtttaaatttaaacttaacgcTAAGATTACTAtattgccccaacaataacaaccagtaacaatctgccacttaagatttgttgtaaaaatgttgtaaaaatgttgtggacatatcatttctctaccTTTAAAACTACTTAAATACTCGCTTGACCttcaaattaccaaaatacccttaaatgcCTAAAATGACGCAAATATCCCTACActtccaaaattaccaatatatccaaaattatctttaaaatctctaaaatgagcaaaatgcccatgaaacctctaaaataaccaaaataccccgatatctctaaaattaccaaatatgctcaaaaactactaaaataacctaaatattcccaaaatctctaaaatgagcaaaatacccatgaaacctctaaaatgaccaaaataccccgaTATCTCTAAAATCAACAAATATGCTTAAAAACtactaaaatgactaaaatacctccaaaatctctaaaatgagcaaaataccccccaaaacaTCTAAAATGTCCAATCtacacaaaacccaaaaaatgaccaaaaaaaaccccccaaaacccaaaaatgaccaaaatacccctaaaacctaaaaaataccaaaataccccccaaaacataaaaatgaccaaaataccaccaaaacccaaaaaataaccaaaatacccttgaaacccaaaatatgaccaaaatacccttgaaacctaaaatatgaccaaaatacccttgaaacccaaaatattaccaaaataccctttgaaacctaaaaatgatcaaaatacccccaaacccaaaaatgaccaaaatacccccaaaacccaaaaaatgaccaaaatacctcccaAAACccccaaaatgaccaaaataccccccaaaacccACAGAATGACCAAAAagcccctgaaacctaaaaaattaccaaaataccccaaaacctaaaaattaccaaaatactttTGAACCCTAGAAATTTGccgaaataataaaaaaatatgaaaattattgtAATAACCCTAAAGCCGAAAAGATGACAGATATGCCCTcgtaacctaaaaaatgattgaaatattCTTAGAAtctaaaatatcatcaaaataaccctgaaacttaaaaaattatcaaaattcactcgaaacctaaaaaattaccgaaatTCCCTTGAAACCTAttaaatgactgaaatactcttagaactttaatttgttgaaaatatcCTCGAAACATCCAAAATACGCTAAACCtctattttgataattttagacgttttaggtgtattttggtcatcttacacatttaggggtattttggtcataatttaggtttcaggggtttTTATCgatcatttttttaggttttgggattattttggtcatttggtgtattttgacattttttttaggtttcagggtgttttggtaatttttttatgtttcaaaggtattttggtcattttttaagtttagggggtattttggtaattttatgagtttacaagttttggaggtattttagtcattttataggtttcaaaggtattttggtcattttttaggtttcaagaatatttttggtaattttaaggtttcagaggtatttcggtcatttttaacgtttagggggtatttcggtcattttttaggtttaggggggtattttggacattttagagttttggggggggggggggtattttGCTCTTGCTAGAGATTTTgtaggtattttggtaattttttgggttttgggggtattttggtaatttttaggtttttgagggtattttggtcattttttgggttttggggggcattttggtaatttttaggtttgggGTGGTATTTTGGcatttttaaggttttaggggtattttggttattttctagaaatgtagattttatgttgtttatttcaattttatatggGTTTTAGTGGGTATTAGTGGGTTTATCCATTAAGacccatataattaaataaccaaaTGCGTTTTTACCCATTTAACTCACATATTCAAATGAGTTGGGTTAAGACTAATCCAAATTAGGTGGGTAATAGGTAGATTCATGGATATGGATAAAAATTGGCATGCGTATTGACCAGTAACCACTTACGAAGCGAgggaggaataaaaaaaatggtttggattttggatgATTAGAGCGTGGAAGAGCCTATGGATCCATGAAGTGGTGAATTTAGAAGTACAAGCATACATTGAAGTTAGAAAAATTTATGAGCATAATCAATTCCATACtcatttctaaagaaaaaaaaaaagttaacagaTCTCTTAAAGACGTTGAcgtaaaaactatttttagaaattttttattggaaaaagaaaaaaacaattgtaaCAACCCAATGAAAAGCACTAGCCACATCTgtgctatacctcaaaaggactagttacaattgaggctccttgtatttgttaataaagcccagtttAACCCAATATATGCCTGGTGTGGGACTTATCACACACCCCACatacatcacacaatcaattaaATTGGGGTATCACAATaattgacttttattttttgagagagttttaacttatgaaaTCCGTTCCTAATGATAGCCCTTTATCATTAAACTAAGACACtaataagttttttaatagcttttttatattttccataaaagttgtattaaaaatttcttaaaattgtatatTAACATGTAACTGGCTGTGAGGGGATAAAAGAACAGAAAATGATGGGTTTATGTTAAAATGACAGACAATCGGACATAGTCTAAAAATAATTGCGAAAGGGAGTATGAAATTATTATACCACCGGTGGACTCTTTGCCTTTTCCCGTTAAAAGAACTATGTCTCTGATCTGTTAAGAATCCTCTTAGTAGAGCACAGGATATATCATTGGGCCAAAAAGGTGTATCAGTATATGATACTGGAAAATGTCTCATTAGGGAGGCTTGGATAAGCAACCAAGCATTAAAGCTTCATTCTGTACTTTTGCAGTGTACCACACCAGACAACGCACCACCATCATCCAACTAAGCTAACGGGGaacttcttttaatttatttgtttccACTTTTTGGGTGCTAGAGAAATGATATTGCATACCCACAAATGAAATGGACTCCTGCCCATTAATATCCAGTTCAGTTATCAATTCaggtttttctaaaaaataataattaaaatcataagggtttttcttttttttttgagaatgataaggttttttttagaagaaaaaaaaacttaagttatgattaatgttttttctcttaaaaaaatttatgattaatctAAAATCACTTTTATATGGTCAGTTCATTGTTGATatcatatattaattaaataccGATTTCAATGTGCTATCTACCAATGACTTTTAAGTTAATTGACacttttttctctaaaaaaagaaaattaccaCTTTCTAGTTAATGAAGGTTTAGGTCAACTATTAtctgttgtttttttgtttttaaatgtgaTATATAAGAATTAAATTCTCAATCCTTTCGTTTGtaatatactaaaaaaaaattgacatttctGATATTTTGAACGGAGATGTTCAGGTTAGAATCAACCTCTTACATATCTtgtgaaagaaaaaatgttaaacaaaTTGTGTGAATATAGTTTTTCTACATTTATTACTTCAGCGGGGGGAAAAGGAGACCCATACCATTGTGATGGGCTGAAGTTCTGCATTAAAGGTGGCTTGCAGGGCCCGCTATGCTGTGTGGacaaatatacatatttttgttttgaagaagcATATTCGTTTGAATCCAGACTAACATGCGAGCCCAACCTTGCAGGCTAAGTCGTGGCTCAATTTGACAGAATTTGTGCATTTCTGTTGGTTTTTCTATAATTAAAATCTGGGTCCGAAGTTGTTAGCCTgttttcaaatatgaaaattgaaatacaaggtcttataatttaattagcattttttaatgtttctaatGAAAATGTTTATGTTCCAGATTTTCTCTACCAGTTGTAAccatcaaacttaaaaaaaaaaaagaaaaagaaaaagaaaagagaggcaATCTAAGCCGAAGGGGCTGAAATTTTACATAATGGCTCTTCAAGTTCGACTTTTCCCTGGCCAAATGTAGCTAAATGGCATGTGACTTTATGGATGAAAtcctgacttttttttttttttttgatgctgAGAAAACCTTTTCATACTAGTGTTTTAGTTTCTATGCATCTAAAAGTGTGGGTGGCCACCATTGTTAgctcattaaagaaaaaaaaatgaatgcagTATCACctaatataaaatttcattataccAAATAGGAAATAATAAACTATGTTAcaaaatttatctttaaatttgtgaattacaacattttttaactTGAAATGGCCATCTCTCAAAAGTCGAAacaaatggaaaatattttcttttcactttatATACGATGATGCTTGAGATTAGTGATTGCACTTCCAATCCGGACTTTATATCATGTGgatttcttatatttctcattATCATCGACAAGAAATGAGCCATTTAGTAAGTTTAAATTACCACACTACTTGAATCATTATGGAATTTCATGACCCATGAACTTTCACTAATCAAGTCGAACTTTGTCTTTATGATCTGCGAATTAAACTACTTGACTTTATGATTCGAAAAAGCAAGTCCAGGACATCTTAACAAGATGATGGGCAACCGATTTCACATCCAAACTGTTAAACTTGAAGAAGCAAATAACAGTAGCACTTGCAAAGCAAAGAATAAAGTAACAGAAAGAGACAAAAGGCAATACACATGTcaaggaaagaagagagaagaaattggAGACAACTGTCTATTAGGACAAATGTgattcatgttaagaacatatgtcatttaaaattggctaatcctttgacaaaactcaCCTTTCTTGTGATTAagtaaatctaggatgtgtttaatatttcaaggaacaagagttcaagtccaagtattgaagcgatgcaaatctgtccaagaatcaagtgaaaaagtgttggattttaaaactcaacagcTAACTTGACatatagcatctatcgaggtttaaaaggcagttagcccgatgctcgacagctgctcgatagataccctatctatcgagatttatgaaaatcagatttttagtttcgatttcattccaatccatGTGTACATGtttaaactttcttttttcataaccctaaacatatataaggattattttaagggccgtcaaaggttgcacagttgcacGAGTGTGGAGCAAAGTgctgttcatgcaaattgtgaccggagacaaaatttgccttagttcatctttgtcttgaagaagctactacgtTTGTACGccattgggttttgtgaccaaggagcttcgtgattttcattgtgttgatgaactgaaaaactttgtagcgaacatctttctcaagttggtgattaagccGGTACTAGGAttcgcgcatctattggttagtcatgtactaggagccgtgcattgaaaaagagagattgtcactacagaacaagtccaattgtgtattgaggtaagggttcaactgtaagttggtataaggtactgtgattcctttacttgtaaccacttgttgtgataatagtagattcttgagagtggtaacttta
This genomic stretch from Castanea sativa cultivar Marrone di Chiusa Pesio chromosome 1, ASM4071231v1 harbors:
- the LOC142622012 gene encoding galactan beta-1,4-galactosyltransferase GALS1, translating into MRKESPPPSVPGGKLFSFFETKTLVATLLALTLVMLMWNLPPYYQNLLSTTRVSCSATTTTTTTLAATAPNVSLTNFSTTPVAEQKYSTSTPKSNDPNKRVFQTFGSAAALFVLMGAYRGGPRTFAVVGLASKPTHVYGHPWYKCEWISNNGSSIRAKAYKMLPDWGYGHVYTVVVVNCTFPDNPNWDNLGGKLTINAYYNESPRRYEKFTALEEVPGSYDESKYHPPYQYEYLYCGSSLYGSLSASRIREWMAYHAWFFGPKSHFVFHDADGISPEVRAALEPWVRAGRATVQDIKGQAEFDGYYYNQFLVVNDCLHRYRHSANWTFYFDVDEYIYLPDGNTLESVLNEFSDYTQFTIEQNPMSSVLCLNDSTRDYSREWGFEKLLFKDSITGIRRDRKYAIQAKNAYATGVHMSENVIGKTLHKTETKIRYYHYHNSISVQGEPCREFLPLSAKNNVTWYNKIPYVYDDNMKKLADTIKDFERKTIGNVVQLQL